The proteins below are encoded in one region of Oncorhynchus clarkii lewisi isolate Uvic-CL-2024 chromosome 33, UVic_Ocla_1.0, whole genome shotgun sequence:
- the LOC139392540 gene encoding uncharacterized protein, giving the protein MQDKGEPVSSTQWRARPTQWRARPTQWRARPTQWRAYPVESQPYPVESHPYPVESQAYPVESQPYPVESQPYPVEIQAYPVESQAYPVERARPTQWRASPTQWRASPTQWRVESQPYPVESQPYPVESQAYPVESQAYPVESQPYPVESQVYPVESQPYPVESQPYPVESQAYPVESQAYPVESHPYPVESQPYPVESQAYPVGSQAYPVESQPYPVESQPYPVESQSYPVENQAYPVESQSYPVESQAYPVESQSLPSGEPGLPNGEPGLPSGEPGLPSGEPSLPSGEPGLPSGEPGLPSGEPGLPSGEPSLPSGEPALPSEEPGLPSGEPALPSGGPVSRLPQKSVPLLVRTMFGVMSGAEGVVTRGLRL; this is encoded by the exons AGTGGAGAGCCAGGCCTACCCAATGGAGAGCCAGGCCTACCCAGTGGAGAGCCTACCCAGTGGAGAGCCAGCCCTACCCAGTGGAGAGCCATCCCTACCCAGTGGAGAGCCAGGCCTACCCAGTGGAGAGCCAGCCCTACCCAGTGGAGAGCCAGCCCTACCCAGTGGAGATCCAGGCCTACCCAGTGGAGAGCCAGGCCTACCCAGTGGAGAGAGCCAGGCCTACCCAGTGGAGAGCCAGCCCTACCCAGTGGAGAGCCAGCCCTACCcagtggagagtggagagccAGCCCTACCCAGTGGAGAGCCAGCCCTACCCAGTGGAGAGCCAGGCCTACCCAGTGGAGAGCCAGGCCTACCCAGTGGAGAGCCAGCCCTACCCAGTGGAGAGCCAGGTCTACCCAGTGGAGAGCCAGCCCTACCCAGTGGAGAGCCAGCCCTACCCAGTGGAGAGCCAGGCCTACCCAGTGGAGAGCCAGGCCTACCCAGTGGAGAGCCATCCCTACCCAGTGGAGAGCCAGCCCTACCCAGTGGAGAGCCAGGCCTACCCAGTGGGGAGCCAGGCCTACCCAGTGGAGAGCCAGCCCTACCCAGTGGAGAGCCAGCCCTACCCAGTGGAGAGCCAGTCCTACCCAGTGGAGAACCAGGCCTACCCAGTGGAGAGCCAGTCCTACCCAGTGGAGAGCCAGGCCTACCCAGTGGAGAGCCAGTCCCTACCCAGTGGAGAGCCAGGCCTACCCAATGGAGAGCCAGGCCTACCCAGTGGAGAGCCAGGCCTACCCAGTGGAGAGCCATCCCTACCCAGTGGAGAGCCAGGCCTACCCAGTGGAGAGCCAGGCCTACCCAGTGGAGAGCCAGGCCTACCCAGTGGAGAGCCATCCCTACCCAGTGGAGAGCCAGCCCTACCCAGTGAGGAGCCAGGCCTACCCAGCGGAGAGCCAGCCCTACCCAGTGGAGGGccagtgtcacgacttcctcagaagtctgtccctctccttgttcggacgATGTTCGGCGTTATGTCTG GTGCAGaaggcgtggttacacgtggtctgcggttgtga